From Nycticebus coucang isolate mNycCou1 chromosome 6, mNycCou1.pri, whole genome shotgun sequence, the proteins below share one genomic window:
- the LOC128588279 gene encoding translation machinery-associated protein 7-like: MSGRKGGKKKPLKELKKQAKELDEEDKACKQKQKEEPKKPEELKAKAAGKGPLATAGMKKSGKK, translated from the coding sequence ATGTCTGGCcgcaaaggaggcaagaaaaagcCCCTGAAAGAGCTTAAGAAGCAGGCCAAGGAGCTGGATGAGGAAGATAAGGCGTgcaaacagaaacagaaagaggagCCGAAGAAACCCGAGGAGCTGAAAGCAAAGGCCGCGGGGAAGGGCCCCCTGGCCACAGCTGGAATGAAGAAATCGGGCAAAAAGTAA